A section of the Flavobacterium ardleyense genome encodes:
- a CDS encoding helix-turn-helix domain-containing protein, translated as MSQYSIIKSPAKVMQELVTKTQQLRKQNGVSQLELAKRSGVSFGSIKRFETTGQISLESLLKIGYFFNRLEDFTTVFKVNEDLKNVEKLFSDKTR; from the coding sequence ATGTCTCAATACAGTATTATAAAATCGCCTGCCAAAGTTATGCAGGAGCTAGTTACAAAAACTCAGCAACTGCGTAAACAAAACGGAGTATCACAACTCGAGTTGGCTAAACGTTCTGGAGTTTCTTTTGGCAGTATCAAACGATTTGAAACAACGGGTCAAATATCATTAGAATCTCTACTAAAGATTGGTTACTTTTTTAATCGTCTCGAAGATTTCACAACAGTATTCAAGGTTAATGAAGATTTAAAAAATGTGGAAAAATTATTCAGCGATAAAACCCGATAG